A single Spirochaetaceae bacterium DNA region contains:
- a CDS encoding ABC transporter substrate-binding protein, with translation MNIVRMTFAIALVLVVTATGLWAAGAEEESASAAEKEMVLDPTTGKMVTAPEYGGTITLAAVEEQMSSDTAESGPNGGGMVSGVVEKLAVADWATPRDIFDFQFLNVPANTRGQLAESWSQDDPLTLIINVRQGVHWHDKAPMDGRELIADDIVVNFHRVFGMGSGFTEPSEWLQDWAGVEFESITATDQWTVEFKLKQLSLTARRLVLDHWISFIYPPEVLQEHGDMLDWRNLVGTGPYEATEWVAASSETYTKNPDYWGFDEKYPENRLPYADEIRVLIMPEVATMLSAVRTGKVDRGYRLYSIDQVESLQRTNPELATWPIYGRADYMFGMDNINPPFADIRVRKAMQMALNLEEINSAYFGGYADMIPQGLLNRLMTEVVIQFEEWPEDVKKVFDYDPEGAEALLDEAGYPRGPDGTRFTVEFMHLNRYSTSWPELVGSYWKKIGVDIEIEVLPINPWVARSRAKDFQIKNLSGAAKWFPMPYLSGQLTEAGFYGSVNADSDYDAMSEAAGAATTTEEQNAIYRQMNQHVIENFYTIWAGNAPTYEVTQPWLKGYNGESWMGNGQRIPVFARLWIDQDLKKEMGY, from the coding sequence ATGAACATTGTAAGAATGACCTTCGCGATTGCGTTGGTCCTCGTCGTTACCGCAACCGGCCTGTGGGCCGCAGGCGCAGAAGAGGAGTCGGCGTCCGCCGCCGAGAAGGAAATGGTGCTTGACCCCACCACGGGCAAGATGGTGACCGCGCCAGAGTACGGCGGGACCATAACCCTCGCCGCAGTCGAAGAGCAGATGAGTTCCGACACCGCGGAATCTGGTCCCAATGGAGGTGGCATGGTCTCTGGCGTAGTAGAGAAGCTGGCCGTCGCGGACTGGGCAACGCCCAGAGACATATTTGACTTCCAGTTTCTCAACGTTCCAGCCAACACGAGAGGTCAACTGGCGGAAAGCTGGTCGCAGGATGACCCACTGACCCTCATCATAAACGTCCGCCAGGGAGTTCACTGGCACGACAAGGCACCGATGGACGGTCGGGAGCTGATTGCCGATGATATCGTAGTCAACTTTCACCGCGTATTTGGTATGGGCAGCGGATTCACCGAACCAAGCGAATGGCTCCAAGATTGGGCCGGTGTCGAGTTTGAATCGATAACGGCCACTGATCAATGGACGGTTGAGTTCAAGCTGAAGCAGCTAAGCCTCACTGCGCGGCGGCTTGTCCTCGACCACTGGATTTCTTTCATATATCCCCCCGAGGTACTCCAGGAACACGGTGACATGCTCGATTGGCGGAACCTGGTCGGCACCGGGCCTTATGAGGCGACTGAATGGGTCGCGGCCAGCTCTGAGACATATACCAAGAATCCTGACTACTGGGGCTTCGACGAAAAATATCCGGAGAACCGCCTGCCCTATGCCGACGAGATAAGAGTCCTGATTATGCCCGAAGTGGCCACAATGCTGTCGGCAGTGCGCACCGGTAAGGTCGATCGTGGATACAGATTGTACTCTATCGACCAGGTAGAGAGCCTCCAGAGGACCAACCCCGAACTCGCGACCTGGCCAATTTACGGTCGGGCGGATTACATGTTCGGCATGGACAACATTAATCCGCCCTTTGCCGACATCAGGGTGCGCAAGGCAATGCAGATGGCACTAAATCTCGAGGAAATCAACAGCGCCTACTTTGGAGGTTATGCAGATATGATACCTCAGGGTCTGTTGAACCGGTTAATGACCGAGGTTGTCATCCAATTTGAAGAGTGGCCCGAAGATGTCAAGAAGGTCTTCGACTACGACCCGGAAGGTGCCGAAGCGTTGCTCGATGAGGCCGGATATCCTCGCGGCCCGGACGGCACCAGATTCACGGTCGAGTTCATGCACCTCAATCGGTATTCTACGAGCTGGCCAGAATTAGTCGGTTCATACTGGAAAAAGATTGGCGTTGATATTGAGATCGAGGTACTGCCCATAAACCCATGGGTGGCGAGAAGCAGAGCGAAGGATTTCCAAATAAAGAATTTGTCCGGCGCCGCAAAGTGGTTCCCAATGCCATACTTGAGCGGCCAGCTGACGGAGGCGGGGTTTTACGGCTCCGTTAACGCCGACTCGGATTATGATGCCATGTCTGAAGCCGCCGGAGCCGCTACCACCACCGAGGAGCAGAACGCGATTTATAGGCAGATGAATCAGCATGTGATAGAGAACTTCTATACGATATGGGCTGGCAACGCGCCCACGTATGAGGTAACCCAGCCCTGGCTCAAAGGTTATAACGGCGAAAGCTGGATGGGCAACGGTCAAAGGATCCCAGTCTTCGCCCGCCTCTGGATTGACCAAGACCTGAAGAAAGAAATGGGCTATTAG
- a CDS encoding ABC transporter permease: MTAYIIRRLLLILPTLFILSILVFLSVRFIPGDVIDTIQGRIVWTAPGAIDREALLHKLGLDVPVYVQYGRWIGDIVLHGSLGESLLTGYSVGEAILERLPVTFELGLLAILIGLVIALPVGIYSAIRQDSAADFVGRSVAIIGLATPNFWLGIMVMIYPAIWWGWSPPLELVSLTKDPLGNLGGFLIPSLILGTAAAAATMRMTRTMMLEVLRQDYIRTAWSKGLKERAVVIRHAVKNALIPVVSLIGLQLPILVGGAVIMENIFNLPGLGRLLLNALNDRDYPMVSGINLFFGTGVVVINLLIDVIYAILDPRVRYD; the protein is encoded by the coding sequence ATGACAGCCTATATCATTAGGCGGCTGTTGCTGATTCTGCCCACGCTGTTCATCTTGAGCATCCTGGTCTTTCTCTCGGTCCGCTTCATCCCCGGCGACGTAATAGACACGATACAGGGTAGGATTGTATGGACAGCACCAGGCGCAATTGACCGTGAAGCTCTTCTCCATAAGCTGGGATTAGACGTGCCTGTCTACGTGCAGTATGGACGCTGGATTGGCGATATCGTCCTGCACGGCTCTCTCGGCGAGTCCCTGCTGACCGGTTACTCAGTAGGGGAGGCGATATTGGAGAGACTGCCGGTCACCTTCGAGCTTGGTCTGCTGGCAATCCTCATCGGGCTGGTGATCGCGCTGCCGGTGGGCATCTACTCGGCGATTCGCCAGGATAGCGCCGCCGACTTCGTGGGGCGTTCGGTCGCCATCATCGGCCTGGCTACGCCGAACTTCTGGCTCGGCATCATGGTCATGATCTACCCGGCCATCTGGTGGGGCTGGTCACCACCGCTTGAGCTGGTTTCCCTTACCAAAGACCCGCTGGGGAATCTCGGGGGGTTCCTGATCCCGAGCCTGATTCTGGGCACGGCCGCGGCTGCCGCCACCATGCGGATGACGCGCACCATGATGCTGGAGGTGCTGCGGCAGGACTATATCCGGACCGCCTGGTCCAAGGGGCTGAAGGAGCGGGCCGTGGTGATCCGACACGCCGTCAAGAACGCCCTCATCCCGGTGGTGTCCCTGATCGGCCTGCAGTTGCCGATCCTGGTCGGTGGCGCCGTGATCATGGAGAACATCTTCAACCTGCCGGGGCTCGGGCGCCTTCTGCTGAATGCCCTCAACGACCGAGACTACCCGATGGTCTCCGGCATCAACCTGTTCTTCGGCACCGGGGTGGTGGTGATCAATCTGCTCATCGACGTGATCTACGCTATCCTGGACCCCAGGGTCCGCTATGACTGA
- a CDS encoding ABC transporter permease, protein MADFFVRLVKEKPLSIIAGVVILLLILVAIFADVLAPFPHDEVNIVDRMQAPSNRYLLGTDQLGRDLLSRLVFGARISLTVGLAATTVNVVVAVLIGGISGFFGGRLDLAMQRFVDAWMAFPGLLLLLTIMSLVGRGLPQIIVVLGVTGGIGGSRVVRGAVIGVKENAYFQAAEAIGGTRWRTLIHHVLPNIAAPVIIIFTINVGGVIISEAALSFLGFGLPISVPSWGGMLSREGREFMEVAPRLALWPGLCLTVVVYCLNMFGDAVRDLLDPRLRGGGGRLGADRGASL, encoded by the coding sequence ATGGCTGACTTCTTTGTCAGGTTGGTCAAGGAGAAGCCACTGAGCATCATCGCCGGGGTGGTCATCCTGCTGTTGATCCTGGTGGCGATCTTTGCCGACGTGCTGGCGCCTTTCCCGCATGACGAAGTCAACATCGTGGACCGGATGCAGGCGCCCTCCAACCGCTACCTGCTTGGTACCGACCAGCTGGGGCGCGACCTGCTGAGCCGCCTCGTGTTCGGGGCCCGGATTTCGCTGACCGTCGGTCTGGCGGCGACCACCGTCAACGTCGTGGTGGCGGTGCTGATCGGCGGCATCTCGGGATTCTTCGGCGGTCGACTCGACCTGGCGATGCAGCGCTTCGTCGACGCCTGGATGGCGTTCCCGGGGCTGCTGCTGTTGCTCACCATCATGTCGCTGGTGGGGCGGGGGTTGCCGCAGATCATCGTGGTGCTGGGGGTAACGGGCGGCATCGGCGGTTCGCGAGTGGTCCGCGGTGCGGTAATTGGGGTCAAGGAGAATGCCTACTTTCAGGCGGCCGAGGCGATCGGCGGCACCCGGTGGAGAACTCTCATCCACCACGTCCTGCCCAATATCGCGGCTCCGGTGATCATCATCTTCACCATCAACGTGGGTGGCGTGATCATCAGCGAGGCCGCGCTGAGCTTCCTGGGGTTCGGACTGCCGATCTCGGTGCCGAGCTGGGGCGGGATGCTGAGCCGGGAAGGGCGCGAGTTCATGGAGGTGGCGCCGCGGCTGGCGCTGTGGCCGGGGCTGTGCCTGACGGTTGTCGTGTACTGCCTGAACATGTTCGGCGACGCGGTGCGCGACCTGCTTGACCCGCGGCTGCGCGGCGGTGGCGGCCGTCTCGGCGCCGATCGCGGTGCGTCGCTGTAG
- a CDS encoding AAA family ATPase, with protein sequence MSTRRTHPRIPYGEADFRRIRRNRWLYVDKTRFLRRLEEERYAFLIRPRRFGKSLWVSLLENYYDRFWADDFGATFAGTDIGQDPTGEQSRYVTLRFNFSMVNDKLETLEREFEAYCLIELRGTLERHPDLFPEAARQRILAPPSIATKLSMLFRYAGDHDIPLFALIDEYDNFANTVLAYHGAEAYHSFTHGGGFYRNFFATLKGGADRSGGGLERLFITGVSPITMDDVTSGFNIGKNISLHPDFNEMVGFTEAEVRRLVETYRDLGVFNQEVATAMGTMGQWYNGYRFARTADTDLYNSDMVLYYLDNSIPNREVPEYLIDTNVRIDYGKLRHLLVTGRQLNGNFDLLRDVIGEEQVDTRIRPGFPLQDLTKQENFFSLLHYFGLLSIRDVVQRVPRLAIPNQTVKRLMYGYLRDAYRDVGVFAVNLFRFEQLMMRMANEGEWRPVLEFLSEAIARQTGIRDYIGGEKVIQGFLAAFLSVTDYYVFRSEAELGKGHADIALEPLVARYPHLQRGYLIELKYRARSEPADQTAVTTAAEEARAQLLRYLADERLARQFPGVRFTGLIVVFHGWELVYSDEVRR encoded by the coding sequence GTGAGCACGCGACGCACGCACCCGCGCATTCCCTACGGCGAGGCCGACTTCAGGCGTATCCGCCGGAACCGGTGGCTGTACGTCGACAAGACCCGCTTCCTGCGGCGCCTGGAGGAGGAGCGCTACGCCTTCCTGATCCGTCCGCGCCGGTTCGGCAAGTCGCTGTGGGTCTCCCTGCTGGAGAACTACTACGACCGCTTCTGGGCGGACGACTTCGGCGCCACCTTCGCCGGCACCGACATCGGGCAGGACCCGACCGGCGAACAGAGCCGCTACGTCACCCTGCGCTTCAACTTCTCGATGGTCAACGACAAGCTTGAGACCCTGGAGCGGGAGTTCGAAGCCTACTGTCTGATAGAGCTCCGGGGGACGCTGGAGCGGCATCCGGATCTGTTCCCCGAAGCGGCGCGGCAGCGCATCCTGGCGCCGCCCTCCATCGCCACCAAGCTGAGCATGTTGTTCCGGTACGCGGGCGACCATGACATCCCGCTGTTCGCGCTGATCGACGAGTACGACAACTTCGCCAACACCGTGCTGGCGTACCACGGCGCGGAGGCGTACCACTCCTTCACCCACGGCGGCGGCTTCTACCGCAACTTCTTCGCCACCCTGAAGGGCGGCGCGGACCGCAGTGGCGGCGGCCTGGAGCGGCTGTTCATCACCGGCGTGTCGCCGATCACCATGGACGACGTCACCAGCGGCTTCAACATCGGCAAGAACATCAGCCTGCACCCGGACTTCAACGAGATGGTCGGCTTCACCGAGGCGGAGGTGCGACGCCTGGTCGAGACCTACCGGGACCTGGGCGTGTTCAACCAGGAAGTCGCTACCGCCATGGGCACCATGGGCCAGTGGTACAATGGCTACCGATTCGCGAGGACGGCCGACACCGATCTCTACAACTCGGACATGGTGCTCTACTACTTGGACAACTCGATCCCGAACCGAGAGGTACCGGAATACCTGATCGACACCAACGTGCGCATCGACTACGGCAAGCTGCGCCACCTGCTGGTGACCGGCCGGCAACTGAACGGCAACTTCGACCTGCTGCGCGACGTCATCGGCGAGGAGCAGGTGGACACCCGCATTCGGCCCGGCTTTCCGCTGCAGGACCTCACCAAGCAGGAGAACTTCTTCTCCCTGCTGCACTACTTCGGGCTGCTGAGCATCCGCGACGTGGTGCAGCGGGTGCCGCGGCTGGCGATCCCGAACCAGACCGTGAAGCGGCTGATGTACGGCTACCTGCGCGACGCCTACCGCGACGTGGGGGTGTTCGCGGTCAACCTGTTCCGATTCGAGCAGTTGATGATGCGGATGGCCAACGAAGGCGAGTGGCGGCCGGTGCTGGAGTTCCTGAGCGAGGCGATCGCGCGGCAGACGGGGATACGCGACTACATCGGTGGCGAGAAGGTTATACAAGGATTCCTGGCCGCCTTTCTGAGCGTGACCGACTACTACGTGTTCCGGTCGGAGGCGGAGCTGGGAAAGGGACACGCGGACATCGCGCTGGAGCCGCTGGTGGCCCGCTACCCGCACCTGCAGCGTGGCTACCTGATCGAGCTCAAGTATCGCGCGCGTTCCGAGCCGGCGGATCAGACCGCGGTCACGACGGCGGCCGAGGAGGCGCGGGCGCAACTCCTGCGCTATCTGGCGGACGAGCGGCTGGCGCGGCAGTTTCCGGGCGTGCGCTTCACCGGCCTGATCGTGGTGTTCCACGGCTGGGAGCTGGTGTACTCCGACGAGGTGCGGCGTTGA
- a CDS encoding ABC transporter substrate-binding protein, whose translation MNTVTITRTFAVALVLVLTATGLWAAAAEEQPAAAMEKEMVLDPTTGKMVTAPEYGGTITYVKKESPSHTDKHLSGGVVAVGLVVEKLGIGDWATPRDQYGFPTMAAPNYTRGALAESWEMPDDKTVIVKVRQGVHWHDKAPMNGRELTADDIVYNFHRTLGLGSGFTEPSAAYSLLTRVSFESITATDEGTVVFKLKDPHLLTLMVILDDSLAVMYPPEVIKEHGDVTDWRNLVGTGPFELTDWTEGSSITYSKNPDYWGYDEKYPENRLPYVDTLRALIMPEVATQLAAMRTGKVDYVGVAGVAQLRTVEQVESIQRTNPEVELWPVRFRSDNGFAMNTQIEPFNDIRVRKAMNMALDFETINNSYFKGFGDPIPQGRLGRFMTAGSIPFEEWPEELRKGRTYNPEGAEALLDAAGYPRGADGTRFKTVLMHLERFDLNYAELAASYWDKIGVDVEIEVTPAAAWGPRRTAQEYEMVSNDTAYAVSMQWAVSIMAGFTTDGVNSNVSDATYDAMHAAAAVATTIEERDSLVPDLVMYALEQYWTIFGPLLPQFSVNQPWLIGYNGEMILSGGEEVIFSRLWIDSALKKEMGF comes from the coding sequence ATGAATACTGTGACAATCACCAGGACCTTCGCGGTTGCACTGGTTCTGGTCCTGACCGCAACCGGCCTCTGGGCGGCTGCCGCCGAGGAGCAGCCGGCCGCGGCGATGGAGAAGGAAATGGTGCTGGACCCCACCACCGGCAAGATGGTGACCGCGCCGGAGTATGGCGGGACCATAACCTACGTCAAGAAAGAATCGCCCTCGCATACTGACAAACATCTAAGTGGGGGTGTGGTAGCCGTGGGCCTGGTCGTAGAGAAGTTAGGTATCGGCGACTGGGCGACGCCCAGGGACCAATATGGCTTCCCGACTATGGCCGCGCCAAACTACACGAGGGGAGCTCTGGCGGAAAGCTGGGAAATGCCCGACGACAAGACCGTTATCGTCAAAGTCCGCCAGGGCGTTCACTGGCACGATAAGGCACCGATGAACGGTCGGGAGCTGACTGCCGACGATATCGTATACAACTTTCACCGTACTCTGGGTCTGGGCAGCGGCTTCACCGAACCCAGCGCTGCCTACAGTCTCTTGACCAGGGTGTCATTCGAATCCATAACGGCCACCGACGAAGGGACCGTTGTTTTCAAGCTGAAGGATCCACATCTGCTTACGCTGATGGTTATTCTCGACGACTCCCTTGCTGTCATGTACCCCCCCGAGGTGATCAAGGAACACGGGGATGTAACGGATTGGAGGAACTTGGTCGGCACCGGTCCCTTTGAGCTGACTGACTGGACCGAGGGCAGCTCTATCACCTATAGTAAGAATCCTGACTACTGGGGATACGACGAAAAATACCCGGAGAACCGCTTGCCGTATGTTGACACGTTAAGGGCTCTGATTATGCCCGAAGTGGCAACGCAACTGGCGGCAATGCGCACGGGTAAGGTTGATTACGTCGGGGTGGCCGGGGTAGCTCAACTCAGGACTGTCGAGCAGGTAGAGAGCATCCAGCGGACCAACCCCGAAGTCGAATTATGGCCGGTACGGTTTCGGTCGGATAATGGTTTTGCCATGAACACTCAGATAGAACCCTTTAACGACATCAGGGTGCGCAAGGCAATGAACATGGCACTGGACTTCGAGACAATCAACAATTCGTACTTCAAGGGTTTTGGAGACCCGATACCTCAAGGGCGGCTGGGCCGTTTCATGACAGCCGGGTCCATCCCATTTGAAGAGTGGCCCGAAGAGCTCCGGAAGGGCCGCACGTATAACCCGGAAGGGGCCGAAGCGTTGCTTGATGCGGCCGGGTATCCGCGCGGCGCGGATGGCACCAGATTCAAGACCGTGTTGATGCACCTCGAGCGTTTCGATCTGAATTATGCAGAATTAGCCGCTTCATACTGGGATAAGATTGGCGTTGACGTGGAGATCGAAGTAACGCCGGCAGCTGCATGGGGTCCGAGAAGAACAGCTCAGGAATACGAAATGGTCAGTAACGATACGGCGTATGCTGTTTCCATGCAGTGGGCAGTGTCAATCATGGCTGGGTTTACCACGGATGGTGTAAATAGCAACGTCAGCGACGCGACTTATGACGCCATGCATGCCGCAGCCGCAGTCGCGACCACCATCGAGGAGCGGGACAGCCTGGTGCCAGACTTGGTCATGTACGCATTGGAGCAATACTGGACGATATTTGGTCCGTTGCTTCCACAGTTTTCGGTGAACCAGCCGTGGCTCATAGGCTACAACGGTGAAATGATCTTAAGCGGGGGGGAGGAAGTGATCTTCTCCCGCCTCTGGATTGATAGTGCGCTGAAGAAAGAAATGGGATTCTGA
- a CDS encoding ABC transporter permease, with product MRAYMIRRLLLVVPTLFILSILVFLSVRFIPGDVIDVLEARVQIYVTGGIDRAALERRLGLDVSVWVQYGRWMGALPTPDRVSGESHFRGLLQGTLGESLYGGLAVEDRILGRLPVTVELGLMAILIGLVIALPVGIYSAIRQDTAADFLGRSVAIIGLATPNFWLGVMVMIYPAIWWGWAPPLELVAFTEDPLGNLWGFLVPSLILGTASAAATMRMTRTMMLEVLRQDYIRTAWSKGLRERAVVLRHAVKNALIPVVSLIGLQLPILVGGAVIMENIFNLPGLGRLLLNALNDRDYPMVSGINLVFAAGVVVINLLIDLIYAVLDPRVRYD from the coding sequence ATGAGAGCCTACATGATCCGGCGGCTGCTGCTGGTGGTCCCGACCCTGTTTATCTTGAGCATCCTGGTCTTTCTCTCGGTGCGCTTCATCCCAGGCGATGTCATAGACGTATTGGAGGCTCGGGTGCAGATCTACGTAACGGGGGGGATTGACCGTGCGGCTCTCGAGCGTCGGCTGGGATTGGATGTGTCTGTCTGGGTGCAGTATGGGCGCTGGATGGGAGCGTTGCCGACCCCTGACCGGGTTTCCGGTGAGTCCCACTTCAGGGGTCTCCTCCAGGGCACCCTTGGCGAATCACTGTATGGCGGTTTGGCGGTAGAGGACAGGATACTGGGTAGACTGCCGGTCACCGTCGAGCTTGGGTTGATGGCAATCCTCATCGGGCTGGTGATCGCGCTGCCGGTGGGCATCTACTCGGCGATTCGCCAGGACACCGCCGCCGACTTCCTGGGGCGGTCGGTCGCCATCATCGGCCTGGCCACGCCCAACTTCTGGCTGGGCGTCATGGTCATGATCTACCCGGCCATCTGGTGGGGCTGGGCGCCACCGTTGGAACTGGTCGCTTTCACCGAAGACCCGCTGGGGAATCTCTGGGGGTTCCTGGTCCCGAGCCTGATTCTGGGAACGGCCTCGGCGGCCGCCACCATGCGGATGACGCGTACCATGATGCTGGAGGTGCTGAGGCAGGACTATATTCGGACCGCGTGGTCCAAGGGGCTCAGAGAGCGGGCCGTGGTGCTCCGACACGCCGTCAAGAACGCACTCATCCCGGTGGTGTCCCTGATCGGCCTGCAGTTGCCGATCCTGGTGGGAGGCGCCGTGATCATGGAGAACATCTTCAACCTGCCGGGGCTCGGGCGCCTGCTGCTGAATGCCCTCAACGACCGAGACTACCCGATGGTCTCCGGCATCAACCTGGTTTTCGCCGCTGGGGTGGTGGTGATCAATCTGCTCATCGACCTGATCTACGCCGTCCTCGACCCGAGGGTCCGCTATGACTGA
- a CDS encoding fatty acid desaturase, giving the protein MSITRPPLADVRRTLRVKWYRSPIDPGLLRQLMRRSDLQGWWQALGVIGYLAGTALLTYYFFAQRQWALFAVSLFAYGTFSCFLGAASHELDHGTVFRTKGLNRFFLRLFSLITFFNPDDYALSHTYHHRYTLHPDGDREVVLPQSAAVRVLFIVQLFCVNLTGGPGCDGLIPRVRDTINTALGKPPAKDAAGDTEPLAPDAHEWMAALYQAHPEERIKSVRWARKILLFHAAVLAVAIVFQLWLLPVFITLSRFLANWWRLFVFLPMHCGLRDNVADFRKCTRSIRLDPVSSFMYWRMNWHLEHHMYAGVPCYNLRKLRKAIEFDLPVAKNAFAAFREMRTTWKRQQTEPGYQYDTPLPPTANPGQFDAAAPNQDDDDLGSSIGDLAPAVLAR; this is encoded by the coding sequence GTGAGCATTACGCGTCCTCCCCTGGCCGACGTGCGCCGTACGCTGCGCGTCAAGTGGTATCGGAGCCCGATCGATCCGGGGCTGCTGCGGCAGCTCATGCGGCGTAGCGACCTGCAGGGCTGGTGGCAGGCGCTCGGGGTGATCGGCTACCTGGCCGGCACCGCCCTGCTGACCTACTATTTCTTCGCCCAGCGGCAGTGGGCGCTGTTCGCGGTATCGCTGTTCGCGTACGGCACCTTCTCCTGCTTCCTGGGGGCGGCGTCGCACGAGCTCGATCACGGCACCGTGTTCCGCACCAAGGGGCTGAACCGGTTCTTCCTGCGCCTGTTCTCGCTGATCACCTTCTTCAACCCCGACGACTACGCACTCAGCCACACCTACCATCATCGCTACACGCTGCACCCTGACGGCGACCGCGAGGTGGTGCTGCCGCAGTCGGCGGCGGTGCGCGTCCTGTTCATCGTCCAGTTGTTCTGCGTCAACCTGACCGGCGGGCCGGGTTGCGACGGGCTGATTCCACGGGTCCGGGACACCATCAACACCGCGCTCGGCAAGCCGCCGGCCAAGGACGCCGCCGGCGACACCGAACCGCTGGCGCCGGACGCCCACGAGTGGATGGCGGCGCTGTACCAGGCGCATCCCGAGGAACGGATCAAGTCGGTGCGCTGGGCGCGCAAGATCCTGCTGTTCCACGCCGCGGTGCTCGCGGTCGCCATCGTGTTTCAGCTCTGGCTGCTGCCGGTGTTCATCACGCTGTCGCGGTTCCTCGCCAACTGGTGGCGTTTGTTCGTGTTCCTGCCGATGCACTGCGGCCTGCGCGACAACGTGGCCGACTTCCGCAAGTGCACGCGCAGCATCCGGCTCGACCCGGTCTCATCGTTCATGTACTGGCGCATGAACTGGCACCTGGAACACCACATGTACGCCGGCGTGCCGTGCTACAACCTGCGCAAGCTGCGCAAGGCGATCGAGTTCGACCTGCCGGTGGCGAAGAACGCGTTCGCGGCGTTCCGGGAGATGCGCACCACATGGAAGCGGCAGCAGACCGAGCCCGGCTACCAGTACGACACGCCGCTGCCGCCCACCGCCAACCCGGGCCAATTCGACGCCGCCGCCCCGAACCAGGACGACGACGACCTCGGCTCCTCGATCGGCGACCTGGCCCCGGCCGTACTCGCACGCTGA